The Flavobacteriales bacterium genome includes a region encoding these proteins:
- the ppk1 gene encoding polyphosphate kinase 1: MLINRELSWLSFNERVLQESEDQNNPLIERMRFLGIFSNNLDEFYRVRVASAKRIVEVTKNEKEKEENILLLKKITKKTIELQKRFDKVFFTILKELRKKNIYLDNDNTISGEYLDYIESYFQENLKHDIFPILLKNLKNIPSLNDEKIYLLVDLAHEDKEKSAHAIVEIPSDRSRFVILPKQKKEEKTEIVLLDDVIRLNLHKVFETLPYEVKSSYTFKITRDAELDFDNEYSEGMLAKIKKSLQQRKSGDPVRFVHDKKMPKDILEKLTKALDIDETDSVIPGGKYHNFKDFIGFPSLGRKDLNFEPFPPIKHPKIKDDKSIFPQLKKEDILLHYPYHSFDHFIDMLQEASIDPKVKKIQIFIYRLASNSKVAKALVNAARNGKQVTAVIELKARFDESNNIEWTKYLQDRGVRVLHGFEGLKIHTKLCVITRKESNEQTYYAAIGTGNFNEKTAKIYSDVLLFTADKRVTKEVVSLFDIVEGRFNASYHRHIVLSPRNTRNKMVRLINFEIRQAKMGSKAKIRIKLNSLVDEKLITKLYEASQAGVKIEIIVRGICCLVPGVKKLSENIKVISILDRFLEHTRIYYFYHGGNEKYYISSADFMVRNLDRRIELTCPIYDEKLQQELKDFFKIQWKDSVKARIIDKDQNNLYAKSTEKEPLRAQYELYNYFKLKANGK; this comes from the coding sequence ATGCTCATCAATAGAGAACTAAGTTGGCTTTCATTTAATGAAAGAGTATTACAAGAGTCAGAAGATCAAAATAATCCATTAATTGAAAGGATGCGTTTTTTGGGTATATTTTCCAATAATCTTGATGAATTTTATCGTGTTCGTGTGGCATCTGCCAAAAGAATTGTAGAAGTCACAAAAAACGAGAAAGAAAAAGAAGAGAACATTCTTCTTCTCAAAAAGATCACAAAGAAAACCATTGAACTCCAAAAACGATTTGACAAAGTATTCTTTACAATTCTCAAAGAGCTTAGAAAAAAGAATATTTATTTAGATAATGACAATACGATCTCTGGAGAATATCTAGATTATATTGAGAGTTATTTTCAAGAAAACTTGAAGCACGATATTTTTCCGATCCTGCTAAAAAACCTAAAGAATATTCCAAGTCTTAATGATGAAAAAATATATCTTTTAGTAGATCTGGCTCATGAAGATAAGGAAAAATCGGCTCATGCAATTGTTGAAATACCTTCAGATAGAAGTCGTTTTGTTATCCTTCCAAAACAAAAAAAAGAAGAAAAAACAGAAATTGTTTTACTTGATGACGTCATTAGACTAAACCTTCACAAAGTATTTGAAACTTTGCCTTATGAAGTAAAAAGTAGTTATACCTTTAAAATCACTCGTGATGCTGAGCTTGATTTTGATAATGAATACTCAGAAGGAATGCTTGCAAAAATCAAAAAGAGCCTTCAGCAAAGAAAATCAGGTGACCCTGTACGCTTTGTTCACGATAAAAAAATGCCTAAAGATATCTTAGAGAAACTTACTAAGGCATTAGATATTGATGAAACAGACTCGGTAATACCAGGTGGAAAATACCACAACTTCAAAGATTTTATTGGATTTCCTTCACTAGGAAGAAAGGATTTAAACTTTGAACCCTTCCCTCCTATCAAACATCCAAAAATAAAGGATGATAAATCAATCTTCCCTCAACTCAAAAAGGAAGATATACTGCTTCATTATCCCTATCACAGCTTTGATCACTTTATAGATATGCTCCAAGAGGCGTCTATAGATCCTAAAGTGAAAAAAATTCAGATTTTCATTTATCGTCTCGCTTCTAATTCCAAAGTTGCAAAAGCATTAGTAAACGCAGCCAGAAATGGAAAACAAGTAACGGCTGTAATAGAATTAAAAGCTCGGTTTGATGAAAGTAATAATATCGAGTGGACAAAGTACTTACAAGACCGTGGCGTGAGAGTATTACACGGTTTTGAGGGATTAAAAATACATACAAAACTTTGCGTAATAACCAGAAAGGAGTCTAATGAACAAACTTATTATGCTGCAATAGGAACAGGTAATTTTAATGAGAAAACTGCTAAAATTTATTCTGACGTACTCCTTTTTACAGCAGACAAAAGAGTAACAAAAGAAGTTGTAAGTTTATTTGACATTGTAGAAGGAAGATTTAACGCTAGCTATCATCGTCATATTGTCTTGTCTCCACGGAACACAAGAAATAAAATGGTGCGATTAATAAACTTTGAAATTCGTCAAGCAAAAATGGGTTCTAAAGCGAAAATTAGGATCAAACTGAACTCTTTAGTAGATGAAAAACTGATTACCAAACTCTACGAAGCCAGTCAAGCAGGTGTTAAAATAGAGATTATCGTTAGAGGAATTTGTTGCCTTGTTCCTGGAGTGAAAAAACTTTCTGAAAATATTAAAGTTATCAGTATCTTAGATCGTTTCCTTGAACACACAAGAATCTATTATTTTTATCATGGAGGAAATGAAAAGTACTATATTTCTTCAGCAGATTTTATGGTTCGAAATTTAGACCGAAGAATTGAGTTAACTTGTCCCATTTATGACGAAAAACTCCAACAAGAACTCAAAGATTTTTTCAAAATACAATGGAAAGATTCTGTGAAAGCAAGAATAATAGATAAAGATCAGAATAATCTTTATGCAAAATCTACAGAAAAAGAACCTTTGAGAGCACAATACGAACTTTATAATTACTTTAAACTAAAAGCCAATGGTAAGTAA
- a CDS encoding endonuclease gives MIRTLLILSLSLLQINAWAQIPAGYYDGTDNLTGNALKNKLNDIIDNHTELSYNALKTALKNTDEDPNNSSNVILLYKGTSQSKSSFGGGANDWNREHVWAKSHGGFGNSKPVGTDLHHIRPTDASVNSSRGSLDFDNGGNAHNEATQCKFDGDSWEPRDAVKGDVARMLFYMAVRYEGESGEVDLELNQQVNNGSAPYHGKLSTLLQWHAQDPVDAFETNRNNEIYGYQNNRNPFVDHPEFANKIWNPVSVEEYEPTLWFYDQNHLLSLVNEQAEIRVFDVLGKQVLPVKKQKVSLESIQSGVYFVRIQEGKNSFYLKINKQ, from the coding sequence ATGATCAGAACACTATTAATTCTTAGCCTTTCGTTGTTACAAATCAATGCTTGGGCACAAATTCCTGCAGGATACTATGATGGAACCGATAATCTCACAGGAAACGCACTAAAGAATAAGCTCAATGACATTATTGACAATCATACAGAACTGTCCTATAATGCCTTAAAAACGGCACTGAAAAACACAGATGAAGATCCAAATAATTCAAGTAACGTAATTTTGTTATATAAAGGAACTTCCCAATCAAAATCAAGTTTTGGAGGTGGAGCAAATGATTGGAACAGAGAGCACGTTTGGGCAAAAAGCCACGGAGGATTTGGAAATAGTAAACCTGTTGGAACAGACTTACACCATATCCGTCCCACAGATGCCAGTGTAAACTCTTCAAGAGGATCTTTGGATTTTGATAATGGAGGAAACGCACACAACGAAGCAACACAATGCAAGTTTGATGGAGATTCATGGGAACCAAGAGATGCCGTAAAAGGAGATGTTGCACGTATGCTATTCTATATGGCTGTAAGATACGAAGGTGAGAGTGGAGAAGTTGATTTAGAACTAAACCAGCAAGTGAATAACGGAAGTGCTCCATACCATGGAAAATTATCGACACTTTTACAATGGCATGCACAGGATCCTGTAGATGCTTTTGAAACAAACAGAAATAACGAAATTTACGGTTATCAAAACAACCGAAACCCTTTTGTGGACCACCCAGAGTTTGCAAATAAAATTTGGAATCCAGTTTCTGTAGAAGAATATGAACCTACTTTGTGGTTTTATGATCAAAACCATTTGCTAAGTTTAGTGAATGAACAAGCCGAAATTCGCGTTTTTGATGTTCTAGGGAAACAAGTATTACCCGTAAAAAAGCAAAAAGTAAGCTTAGAAAGTATCCAATCAGGTGTATATTTTGTACGAATACAGGAAGGAAAAAATTCTTTTTATTTGAAAATCAACAAACAGTAA
- a CDS encoding glycosyltransferase family 2 protein: MEIHKKVENNPKETAVVILNYNGKHWFEKFLENVIKHSPQADIWVIDNASTDDSVAYLEEKYPHIPLVILDQNFGFAGGYNEGLKQIKGYPYWVLLNSDIEVSKDWLIDPIELLKSDEKIAACQPKILAYDQKTHFEHAGAAGGFIDRYGYAFCRGRVVNDREEDLGQYDDQIQIFWATGAAFFIKSELYTKHQGFDETYFAHFEEIDLCWRLQNDGYEIHYAPNATVYHVGGGTLSIGSPRKTFLNFKNSLAMLYKNLPKNKILTTIFTHLLFDGMIGIQFLLHGKPKHCWAIVRAHFAFYKMIKDLKTKRTNIKTLPKMMFKGSMILDFLLKKHRTYNQIMKNT; the protein is encoded by the coding sequence ATGGAAATACACAAGAAAGTAGAAAACAACCCAAAAGAAACCGCCGTAGTTATCCTTAATTACAATGGAAAACATTGGTTTGAAAAATTTTTGGAAAATGTAATCAAGCATTCTCCACAAGCCGATATTTGGGTAATAGATAACGCCTCAACTGATGACTCTGTTGCCTATCTAGAAGAAAAATACCCACACATTCCTTTAGTAATTTTAGACCAAAATTTTGGATTTGCAGGAGGGTATAATGAAGGATTAAAGCAAATAAAAGGATATCCTTATTGGGTATTACTCAACTCTGATATTGAAGTGAGCAAAGATTGGCTCATAGATCCCATAGAGCTTTTAAAGAGTGATGAAAAAATAGCAGCTTGTCAGCCAAAAATATTGGCCTACGATCAAAAAACACACTTTGAGCATGCTGGAGCTGCTGGAGGTTTTATAGATCGTTACGGATATGCTTTTTGTAGAGGAAGAGTAGTAAATGATCGTGAAGAAGATCTGGGACAATATGATGATCAAATTCAAATATTTTGGGCAACAGGTGCTGCTTTTTTTATAAAATCAGAACTTTATACCAAGCATCAAGGGTTTGATGAGACTTATTTTGCACATTTTGAAGAAATAGATCTCTGTTGGCGACTACAAAATGATGGATACGAAATACATTATGCTCCAAACGCTACCGTTTATCATGTAGGTGGAGGAACGTTAAGCATTGGATCACCAAGGAAAACTTTCTTAAATTTTAAGAATAGTTTGGCTATGCTTTATAAAAATCTTCCTAAAAATAAAATTTTGACGACCATTTTCACCCATCTACTTTTTGATGGAATGATTGGAATCCAATTTCTTTTACACGGAAAACCAAAACACTGCTGGGCTATTGTAAGAGCACATTTTGCATTTTACAAAATGATCAAAGATTTAAAAACCAAAAGAACAAACATAAAGACTTTACCAAAGATGATGTTTAAAGGTTCTATGATTCTAGACTTCCTTTTGAAAAAACATCGAACGTATAACCAAATAATGAAAAACACATGA
- a CDS encoding lysophospholipid acyltransferase family protein, with product MLRFLLKIADRIGHLPLSILYAFSTFLYGLIYKLFGYRKKVVKENLLYAFPEKTADERLQIEKEFYRSFFDIMVETLYCSSISKKEMAKRVQLENPELLKKLLEENSSAIMVCGHFNNWEWLGRQFCIESDQRAYIAYKEISNKDFEDYTLRSRKRFCDHPVKMKSFIRYVLKNRKRPFFGYLIADQTPHVDQIEFTTTFLNQNTAVYLGAENLSQKLKLPMYFLSMKRLKRGYYSYKIELVSENYNAPKFENTKKHLALLERQILENPSDWLWTHRRWKYTRK from the coding sequence ATGTTGAGATTTTTACTTAAAATTGCTGATAGAATTGGACATTTACCACTATCTATTCTATATGCGTTTTCTACATTTCTTTACGGATTAATTTACAAGCTGTTTGGCTATCGAAAAAAAGTTGTGAAAGAGAATCTTTTATATGCCTTTCCTGAAAAAACAGCAGATGAACGACTTCAAATAGAAAAGGAATTTTATCGAAGTTTTTTTGATATTATGGTAGAAACACTTTATTGTTCTAGTATTTCGAAGAAAGAGATGGCAAAGAGAGTACAATTAGAAAATCCCGAATTGCTCAAAAAATTATTAGAAGAAAACAGCAGTGCTATTATGGTTTGTGGGCATTTTAATAATTGGGAATGGCTCGGTCGTCAATTTTGTATAGAATCTGACCAAAGAGCTTATATTGCATACAAAGAAATAAGTAATAAAGACTTTGAAGACTATACCTTGAGATCTCGTAAAAGATTTTGTGATCATCCGGTAAAAATGAAAAGTTTTATTCGCTATGTTTTAAAAAATCGTAAACGTCCATTTTTTGGCTACCTTATTGCGGATCAAACTCCACACGTAGATCAAATAGAGTTTACTACAACATTTTTAAATCAAAATACAGCAGTGTATCTAGGGGCAGAAAATTTATCCCAAAAACTTAAATTACCCATGTATTTTTTGAGCATGAAACGACTCAAAAGAGGATATTACAGCTACAAAATAGAATTAGTTTCAGAAAATTATAACGCACCTAAGTTCGAAAACACTAAAAAACATTTAGCTTTGCTCGAACGCCAAATCTTAGAAAATCCAAGCGATTGGCTCTGGACCCACAGACGATGGAAATACACAAGAAAGTAG